A single genomic interval of Streptomyces sp. 1222.5 harbors:
- a CDS encoding SpoIIE family protein phosphatase, with product MRLLDAVDEDRRDVDVLVTALQQAVAEVRGLGGMVHLPGGGMSGILYLVADSGLPESMTRPWLVIPARGTAPPSRAARHDAIMWQPHLAPPDPVPGRDPAALWPSRLPAGIAHLAVPVPGGGKRRGALSVLFSADDQPGAAECAFLNEVAAWVSGRLSASGILNPSPALLRALENGPGSGEVDPWYAEGVPSVTYTWDLRTGELTSDRPVEKVLTGIDPEVMAGGIEAWAALIHPDDLPGAVTGFDMGIQLRGGFQDEYRIRRQDGTYLWIEARARTITDEAGAPVKVIGTLRDSSETHTTAESVGRALRHMSDGFVSVDTDWRIGFLNEAAEKLFGPAGDVAGCLLWEIPALQAVPGLEQRCRMTAAEGGPAGFDVPGPDGRSWYHLRLVPVPEGLTLYITDTTERHLREVERADAEQAAAERAALVQRITRELAEAATAQDVMAAVADSVMKPLGATGLIMLGVTGDRLTVIGSRGYPERFIRLLDGTWELGDTTNPVGYALHTRAPLCISSPEEMLESYPATEKLVREGGKATWAFLPLAVSGREIGAAVISFGRPRALGEEEKTLLAALSGLIAQALERAGLYDEATTRARTLQRSLLPKALPELPQVTTAARYQPAKQGADVGGDWYDVIPLSAARVALVIGDVMGHGMAEAAIMGGLRTAVRTLSELDLPPDEILSHLNDIVGNLGSDAFATCLYGIYDPVTRRLAYASAGHPPPAVAHPDGTVNFLPVTPDPPLGVAAPPFEALETLLPADSLLALYSDGLVESKDRDIITGMRHLAELLSQSANALATSPADASELDALCATLASALLPAHGALSDDAALLLAATHPLAAENVSEWPLPEDPMAAGQARELVRSQLTEWGLTDEDLIMTTELLVSELVGNVVRHAYGPIRLRMLRSRTLTCEVTDASLTTPHIRHASAMDEGGRGLQLISALCQRWGTRHTRTGKSIWTEQPLPRSQ from the coding sequence ATGCGGCTGCTCGACGCCGTGGACGAGGACCGGCGTGATGTCGACGTGCTGGTGACGGCGCTCCAGCAGGCCGTGGCCGAGGTGCGCGGCTTGGGCGGAATGGTCCATCTCCCGGGCGGCGGGATGAGCGGCATCCTCTACCTGGTCGCCGACAGTGGCCTGCCGGAATCGATGACCCGGCCCTGGTTGGTCATCCCGGCACGGGGCACGGCACCGCCCAGCCGGGCCGCCCGTCACGACGCCATCATGTGGCAACCTCACCTGGCCCCGCCCGACCCGGTGCCGGGCCGGGACCCTGCCGCACTGTGGCCTTCCCGGCTCCCCGCCGGCATCGCGCACCTGGCCGTCCCCGTTCCGGGCGGCGGCAAGCGGCGGGGCGCGCTCTCGGTCCTCTTCTCAGCGGATGACCAGCCCGGCGCGGCGGAGTGCGCGTTCCTAAACGAGGTGGCCGCCTGGGTGTCCGGGAGGCTCAGTGCTTCCGGGATCCTCAACCCGTCTCCCGCCCTGCTGCGGGCCCTGGAAAACGGGCCCGGATCTGGGGAAGTGGACCCGTGGTATGCGGAAGGGGTGCCCTCCGTCACCTATACATGGGACCTGCGTACCGGTGAGCTGACCTCCGACCGGCCCGTGGAAAAGGTGCTGACCGGCATCGATCCGGAGGTGATGGCCGGCGGCATCGAGGCATGGGCGGCGCTGATCCACCCCGATGACCTTCCGGGGGCGGTCACCGGCTTCGACATGGGCATCCAGCTCCGCGGCGGCTTCCAGGACGAGTACCGGATCCGGCGCCAGGACGGCACGTACCTGTGGATCGAGGCTCGCGCCCGGACGATCACGGACGAAGCCGGGGCACCGGTGAAGGTGATCGGCACCCTTCGTGACAGCAGCGAAACGCACACCACCGCCGAGTCGGTGGGACGGGCGCTGCGACACATGAGCGACGGCTTCGTCTCCGTGGACACGGACTGGCGCATCGGGTTCCTCAACGAGGCGGCTGAAAAGCTGTTCGGTCCCGCGGGGGACGTGGCCGGATGTCTGCTCTGGGAGATTCCCGCACTGCAAGCCGTGCCGGGGCTCGAGCAACGGTGTCGGATGACAGCGGCCGAGGGCGGACCGGCCGGATTCGACGTACCGGGGCCGGACGGGCGGTCCTGGTACCACCTGCGACTGGTACCGGTCCCGGAAGGACTCACGCTCTACATCACCGACACCACCGAGCGGCATCTGCGCGAAGTCGAGCGAGCCGACGCGGAACAGGCAGCCGCGGAACGGGCGGCCCTGGTCCAGCGGATCACGCGGGAGCTGGCCGAGGCGGCCACCGCCCAGGACGTGATGGCGGCAGTGGCCGACAGCGTGATGAAACCCCTTGGGGCCACGGGGCTCATCATGCTCGGCGTAACCGGCGACCGGCTCACCGTCATCGGATCCCGCGGATATCCGGAACGCTTCATCCGACTTCTGGACGGCACCTGGGAACTGGGGGACACGACGAACCCGGTGGGGTACGCCCTGCACACCCGCGCTCCCCTCTGCATCTCCTCGCCCGAGGAGATGCTGGAGAGTTACCCGGCAACCGAGAAGCTGGTCCGCGAGGGAGGCAAAGCGACGTGGGCCTTCCTACCGCTGGCCGTGTCGGGGCGCGAGATCGGCGCGGCAGTGATCTCCTTCGGCCGACCACGGGCACTGGGCGAAGAGGAGAAGACCCTGTTGGCGGCTCTCAGCGGACTGATAGCGCAGGCGCTGGAGCGGGCCGGGCTCTACGACGAGGCGACGACGCGAGCCCGTACCCTCCAGCGCAGCCTGCTGCCCAAGGCACTGCCCGAGCTGCCTCAGGTGACGACGGCGGCCCGCTACCAGCCGGCGAAACAGGGAGCCGACGTCGGTGGTGACTGGTACGACGTGATCCCGCTTTCCGCGGCAAGGGTGGCACTCGTGATCGGTGACGTGATGGGCCACGGCATGGCCGAAGCCGCCATCATGGGCGGCCTCCGCACGGCTGTGCGCACCCTCTCGGAACTGGATCTACCGCCCGACGAAATCCTCAGTCACCTCAACGACATCGTCGGCAACCTGGGAAGCGACGCTTTCGCCACCTGTCTGTACGGCATATACGACCCGGTGACCCGACGTCTGGCCTACGCCAGCGCCGGTCACCCGCCCCCGGCCGTGGCTCACCCCGACGGCACCGTCAACTTCCTGCCTGTCACTCCGGACCCGCCGTTGGGGGTGGCCGCTCCCCCCTTCGAAGCCCTGGAGACCCTGCTGCCCGCCGACAGCCTCCTCGCCCTCTACAGCGATGGTCTCGTCGAGAGCAAGGACAGGGACATCATCACCGGCATGCGCCACCTCGCCGAGCTCCTCTCGCAGTCCGCGAACGCCCTGGCGACCTCGCCGGCGGACGCGTCGGAGCTGGACGCCCTCTGCGCCACACTCGCCTCCGCTCTCCTACCGGCCCACGGCGCACTGAGCGATGACGCCGCCCTGCTGCTGGCCGCCACCCACCCGCTGGCCGCGGAGAATGTGTCCGAGTGGCCGTTGCCCGAGGACCCGATGGCGGCAGGCCAGGCCCGCGAGCTGGTCCGTTCACAGCTCACCGAGTGGGGCCTGACCGATGAGGACCTGATCATGACCACCGAGCTGCTGGTCAGTGAGCTGGTCGGGAACGTCGTCCGGCACGCCTACGGCCCCATCCGACTGCGCATGCTGCGCAGCCGCACACTGACCTGTGAGGTCACCGACGCCAGCCTGACCACACCGCACATCCGCCACGCCTCCGCCATGGACGAAGGAGGGCGCGGCCTGCAGCTCATCTCCGCACTGTGCCAACGCTGGGGCACCCGGCACACCCGAACCGGCAAGTCCATCTGGACGGAGCAGCCCCTTCCACGGTCCCAATGA
- a CDS encoding N-acetyltransferase — protein MNTRPLISGLSDNAVTVTRVADRQWHALEDDLVVGRGHAEHRPDGRLFVSIDAWNDAAFDRLAEAMVAELPAPLYTVVDEADVELTAGWRRAGFTIRRREWEYVVPTDPRVTGLEAVLPPPGVTIVPAGQADESLLRALDRAIRDEVEETVGWQSMPAEVIPRPAGDTVVHPSKYAVAATPHRYLGLIRVVTVKRPRIGLIAVRTGEQRRGIARALLAHALGTLYGSGSTAAWTEVHESNHAASALFDGIGARPMSSNLELVR, from the coding sequence ATGAACACAAGACCTCTCATTTCTGGCCTGAGCGACAACGCGGTGACCGTCACGCGTGTCGCGGACAGGCAATGGCACGCGCTGGAAGACGACCTGGTGGTCGGGCGCGGGCATGCGGAGCACCGGCCCGACGGACGCTTGTTCGTCAGCATCGACGCCTGGAACGACGCCGCCTTCGACCGGCTCGCCGAGGCGATGGTCGCGGAACTGCCGGCGCCTCTCTACACGGTGGTCGACGAAGCCGACGTCGAGCTGACGGCCGGCTGGCGGCGAGCCGGTTTCACGATCCGGCGCCGCGAGTGGGAGTACGTCGTGCCGACCGACCCGCGGGTCACAGGGCTCGAAGCAGTCCTGCCGCCTCCGGGCGTGACGATCGTGCCCGCCGGTCAGGCGGACGAGAGTCTGCTGCGGGCGTTGGACCGCGCGATCCGTGACGAAGTCGAAGAGACCGTCGGATGGCAGTCGATGCCCGCGGAGGTGATTCCCCGCCCCGCCGGCGACACCGTCGTCCACCCGTCGAAGTACGCGGTGGCGGCGACGCCGCACCGCTACCTGGGGCTGATCCGGGTGGTAACGGTGAAACGGCCCCGCATCGGGCTGATCGCGGTCCGGACCGGCGAGCAGCGCCGCGGCATCGCGCGGGCACTGCTGGCCCACGCGCTCGGAACGCTGTACGGCTCCGGGAGCACCGCCGCCTGGACCGAAGTCCACGAGTCCAACCACGCAGCCTCGGCGCTGTTCGACGGCATCGGCGCCCGGCCGATGAGCAGCAACCTGGAGCTGGTGCGATGA
- the infA gene encoding translation initiation factor IF-1 — MTKNKNVIEVEGKVVECLRSAMFTVELENGHQVLAHISGKIRKHYIKIMLEDRVLVELPPYDLTRGRIVFRYRN; from the coding sequence ATGACGAAGAACAAGAACGTCATCGAGGTCGAAGGCAAGGTCGTCGAGTGCCTGCGCAGCGCCATGTTCACCGTGGAGCTCGAGAACGGCCATCAGGTACTCGCGCACATCAGCGGGAAGATCCGCAAGCACTACATCAAGATCATGCTGGAAGACCGGGTGTTGGTGGAGCTCCCGCCGTACGACCTGACGCGTGGCCGGATCGTGTTCCGGTACCGGAACTAG
- a CDS encoding class I SAM-dependent methyltransferase translates to MTDEQERVQPSGVWATAVGVARVRALETERENALFRDPLAQAFATAGGLWPSSPPLPDDEAARRRRLAVSFSIVIRTKFLDELLQQASASGVRQVVLLGAGMDSRAFRMDWPEGTRLFEVDTAAPLDFKASVLRQERAVARCERITVAVDLREDWPGALANAGHDPALPTVWIAEGLLIYLPEDAVELLLARISAQSAAGSRMGLTLGSRGVLERFGADAAPGSAASMWVSEMPDDPVGWLAGHGWEADSHTLRERAAAYGRPLSTPPQREEGPGGLISAVRR, encoded by the coding sequence GTGACTGATGAGCAGGAGCGGGTGCAGCCGTCGGGAGTGTGGGCCACAGCGGTGGGAGTGGCCAGGGTACGGGCGCTGGAGACCGAGCGGGAGAACGCGCTGTTCCGCGACCCACTCGCACAGGCCTTCGCCACCGCAGGCGGCCTGTGGCCCTCCTCGCCGCCGCTGCCCGATGACGAGGCCGCGCGACGGCGCCGGCTGGCCGTGTCGTTCTCCATCGTGATCAGGACGAAGTTCCTGGACGAACTGTTGCAGCAGGCCTCCGCCTCCGGGGTCCGGCAAGTCGTGCTGCTCGGCGCCGGCATGGACAGCCGGGCCTTCCGGATGGACTGGCCCGAGGGCACCCGGCTGTTCGAAGTCGACACCGCCGCGCCACTGGACTTCAAGGCTTCCGTGCTGCGCCAGGAGCGGGCCGTCGCACGCTGCGAGCGGATCACCGTCGCGGTGGATCTGCGTGAGGACTGGCCCGGCGCGCTGGCCAACGCGGGGCACGACCCGGCGTTGCCGACTGTGTGGATCGCCGAAGGGCTGCTGATCTATCTGCCCGAGGACGCGGTGGAGCTGCTGCTGGCCCGGATCAGCGCACAGTCGGCGGCGGGCAGTCGGATGGGGCTGACGTTGGGCTCGCGTGGCGTGCTCGAGCGCTTCGGCGCCGATGCCGCGCCGGGATCAGCGGCGTCCATGTGGGTCTCGGAGATGCCCGACGACCCGGTGGGCTGGCTGGCCGGGCACGGCTGGGAGGCCGACAGCCACACCCTGCGCGAACGCGCTGCCGCTTACGGCCGCCCACTCAGCACCCCGCCCCAGCGCGAGGAGGGACCCGGCGGACTGATCTCGGCGGTCCGCCGGTAG
- a CDS encoding dihydrofolate reductase family protein: protein MEQLLRVMNFNVSSDGIGAGEHQSLERPFGFDHPERLFAWAGATASWPMRGDSGGSRGLDDYFTRDFARNIGAEIMGRNKFGPQRGPWQDHDWRGWWGQEPPFRTPVFVMTHHTRPSFMLSDTTFHFVDGSPATVLAQAREAAQGKDVRLGGGVTTVRQFLDADLVDTMHVAVSPVKLGSGLRLWESPDELLDRFHLEIVPSPSGVTHHLFWRR, encoded by the coding sequence GTGGAGCAACTGCTGAGAGTCATGAACTTCAACGTCTCGAGTGACGGAATCGGTGCCGGTGAGCACCAGAGTCTCGAGCGGCCGTTCGGCTTCGATCATCCCGAGAGGTTGTTCGCCTGGGCCGGAGCCACGGCGAGCTGGCCCATGCGCGGGGATTCCGGGGGGAGCCGGGGCCTCGACGACTACTTCACGCGGGACTTCGCGCGCAACATCGGCGCCGAGATCATGGGGCGCAACAAGTTCGGGCCCCAGCGCGGGCCCTGGCAGGACCATGACTGGCGCGGCTGGTGGGGCCAGGAGCCTCCGTTCCGCACCCCGGTGTTCGTCATGACGCACCACACGCGTCCGTCGTTCATGCTGTCCGACACCACGTTCCACTTCGTCGACGGCAGCCCGGCCACGGTCCTCGCACAGGCACGGGAAGCGGCGCAGGGCAAGGACGTCCGACTCGGCGGCGGGGTCACCACCGTCCGGCAGTTCCTTGATGCCGACCTCGTCGACACCATGCACGTGGCGGTCTCGCCGGTGAAGCTCGGGTCCGGACTACGGCTCTGGGAGTCCCCCGATGAGCTGCTCGACCGGTTCCACCTGGAGATCGTGCCCAGTCCGAGCGGCGTGACGCACCACCTGTTCTGGCGAAGGTGA
- a CDS encoding cupin domain-containing protein has protein sequence MTTTARATVQHEDERVRVTRWDFEPQESTGRHVHGYDYVVVPVTDGQTGVVTPDGTVTSSQLRAGQSYARPAGAEHEVVNTGTAPLTFIEIELK, from the coding sequence GTGACGACGACCGCCCGCGCCACCGTGCAGCACGAAGACGAGCGGGTCCGGGTCACCCGCTGGGACTTCGAACCCCAGGAGAGCACCGGCCGTCACGTGCACGGGTACGACTACGTCGTCGTACCCGTCACCGACGGGCAAACCGGTGTAGTCACTCCCGACGGCACTGTCACCTCCTCGCAACTGCGGGCCGGCCAGTCCTACGCGCGCCCTGCCGGCGCCGAACACGAAGTCGTCAACACCGGCACCGCCCCGCTGACCTTCATCGAGATCGAACTGAAGTGA